A single region of the Salicibibacter cibi genome encodes:
- a CDS encoding DJ-1/PfpI family protein: MSKKVLIVTGDAVESLEVYYPYFRCLEEDFEPHIAAGSVKKLHTVIHDFEDWDTYTEKKGYGIDATLAFSDIVENEFDALIIPGGRAPEHIRMDGELQNIVRHFFETEKPIAVMCHGSLVFTPIADVVKGRKMTAYQACKPEVESMGAEYVNKMNYVDGNLVSGHAWPDLPAIMKEFIKKVKKIPERV, translated from the coding sequence ATGTCAAAAAAAGTTCTTATTGTCACGGGCGATGCAGTTGAATCATTAGAAGTTTATTATCCCTATTTTAGATGTTTAGAAGAAGATTTTGAACCGCACATTGCAGCAGGTTCAGTCAAAAAGCTTCACACAGTTATTCATGATTTTGAGGACTGGGACACCTATACCGAAAAGAAAGGTTATGGCATTGATGCGACGCTTGCTTTTTCAGACATTGTGGAAAATGAATTTGATGCTTTAATAATTCCTGGCGGCAGAGCTCCTGAACACATTCGTATGGATGGGGAACTTCAAAACATTGTAAGACACTTTTTCGAGACAGAAAAGCCAATTGCAGTCATGTGTCATGGTAGTCTTGTTTTTACTCCTATTGCGGATGTTGTAAAGGGTCGAAAAATGACTGCATATCAGGCTTGCAAGCCCGAGGTAGAAAGCATGGGAGCTGAGTATGTAAACAAGATGAATTATGTCGACGGTAATCTCGTTTCAGGTCATGCCTGGCCGGATTTACCGGCAATCATGAAAGAATTCATTAAAAAGGTAAAAAAGATACCGGAAAGGGTATAA